The Mammaliicoccus sciuri genome window below encodes:
- a CDS encoding CHAP domain-containing protein: MKIKSKLLLAIAFTSLTALNLNLHADAKDGGGIDTSKDKTPKIQNVEVEHRDYDKKSSKVQKEVAKSSSAAMNYVYSLEGKGWDFDGYYGWQCFDLVNYYWNYLYGHGLHGDYAKDIPTANNFSGEATVYKNTPSFVAQPGDVVVFNEDFGSGAGHTAIVLNGNADGNVMQFTSLDQNWYGGGAGKTEVAQRITHDYETEMWFIRPN, from the coding sequence ATGAAGATTAAAAGCAAATTATTGTTAGCTATTGCATTTACGAGCTTGACTGCACTGAATTTGAATTTGCATGCTGACGCTAAGGATGGCGGCGGTATTGATACATCTAAAGATAAGACACCTAAGATACAGAACGTAGAGGTTGAACATAGAGATTATGATAAGAAATCGAGCAAGGTCCAAAAAGAAGTTGCAAAATCTTCATCGGCTGCCATGAATTATGTTTATTCATTGGAAGGGAAGGGTTGGGATTTTGATGGCTACTACGGTTGGCAATGTTTTGATTTAGTGAATTATTATTGGAATTATTTATATGGTCACGGTTTACATGGTGACTATGCAAAAGATATTCCAACTGCTAATAATTTTAGTGGTGAAGCAACAGTGTACAAAAACACACCATCATTTGTAGCACAGCCTGGAGACGTTGTTGTATTTAATGAAGATTTCGGATCAGGTGCTGGACATACAGCGATTGTGTTAAACGGTAATGCAGATGGTAACGTCATGCAATTTACAAGTTTAGATCAAAATTGGTATGGTGGCGGCGCTGGCAAGACAGAAGTTGCACAACGTATCACGCATGATTATGAAACTGAAATGTGGTTTATAAGACCAAATTAA
- the rnc gene encoding ribonuclease III: MVKNKAQIIAQFKAQFDVFMKKIDIEFEQYDIYVQAFSHSSFINDFKLDKLSHNERLEFLGDAVLELTVSQFLFKKFPLLPEGKLTKLRASIVCEPSLVTFAMSLNMNELLLLGKGEEKTGGRERPSLIADAFESFIGALYLDKGLEIVEQFLEKVVFPHVVDENYTANRDYKTELQEFIHRHNKGNITYHLLDESGPAHHKMFTSEVLLNGKPLETGKGRTKKESEQNAAKKALNNGQ, from the coding sequence ATGGTTAAAAATAAAGCACAAATCATAGCACAATTTAAAGCTCAATTCGATGTGTTTATGAAAAAAATAGATATCGAATTTGAACAATATGATATTTATGTTCAAGCATTTTCGCATTCAAGTTTTATCAATGACTTTAAATTAGATAAGTTAAGTCACAATGAACGTTTAGAGTTCTTAGGAGACGCGGTGTTAGAATTGACGGTGTCACAGTTTTTATTTAAGAAATTTCCATTACTTCCAGAAGGTAAGCTCACTAAACTGCGCGCATCAATTGTATGTGAACCATCACTTGTAACATTTGCAATGAGTTTAAATATGAACGAATTACTTTTACTTGGTAAAGGTGAAGAAAAAACAGGTGGTCGTGAACGTCCATCATTAATCGCCGATGCATTTGAATCATTTATTGGTGCATTGTATTTAGATAAAGGACTTGAAATTGTAGAGCAATTTTTAGAAAAAGTTGTATTTCCACATGTCGTTGATGAAAATTATACTGCGAATCGTGATTATAAAACAGAATTGCAGGAATTTATACATCGTCATAATAAAGGTAATATTACGTATCATTTATTAGATGAAAGTGGTCCAGCACATCACAAGATGTTTACTTCTGAAGTACTATTAAATGGCAAACCTTTAGAAACAGGAAAAGGTAGAACGAAAAAAGAATCAGAACAAAATGCTGCTAAAAAAGCGTTGAATAATGGTCAATAA
- the smc gene encoding chromosome segregation protein SMC — MVCLKSIDAYGFKSFAEHTHVDFDNGVTAIVGPNGSGKSNITDAIKWVLGEQSAKSLRGSKMEDVIFNGSKERKKCQYAEVKLTLDNHSRKLNIDEDTITVERRLYRNGDSEYYLNKERTRLKSVLDLFLDSGLGKEAFSIISQGKVDEVLNAKPSDRRYLIEEAAGVLKYKKRKKEATQKLDETEQNLNRVEDIVFDLEARVEPLREEAAIAEEYIALKEEMKKSDITVTVYDIESLNKDFKKLEQEIEHFQYQKEQKTNELDAMTFELNEKKKSRDQISNQIQNDNKALVEATESLERFTGQLEVLKERQKNSDATNERLEEEKQASQTRINKITEQIKEIDVELKEFKDRYQALVQEINGLEGQLSNQEGTFEEKIEQLKNRYYQLMTEQSDINNDIRFLEDKLATHQEKQSRLDGRQKEVYEELQRVWEDKALYTEKLQSVEKEIQETTEKYKADHKLLKSKEQAYKDTESKLYQAYRYTEQMKTRINTLKSMQDEYSGFYSGVKHVLKEKSLNGIEGAVAEIIDTPSKLTTAIEIALGASLQHIIVQEEKDARLAIKYLKDKKLGRATFLPMNVVKKRFIPQSVIEQINDQQGFITVASEGVKYDEKYRNTVEHLLGSTIIAKDLETANQLARLIQFKHRIVTLEGDVITPGGAMTGGGKEKKASLLSQKDELKTTEDKYQNFMQQTTQIEENVKALKQEVQNIEQSLTETQEKGTELRAKEHEVTLQLDAVLAKEKRLKDENETFEFEKNDGYNFVKGQETLQEKQNKLVTIKQDIEKIDNEINQLNASLSHSKDSEKTIQNTLNEKRSNLAVEKERNRLKEQDKKRLKEDLNEYEHTLTKINDQIELINSDDYMGSGQFEKVESQIQLFTAKKQEIETKMMDDQDKYKSIQEEIEQIERDTQSMHQSISGLETGLQDMVSKHSKIDIMIEHQLTHLNETYQLTFEKAQSLYEMPEDISEARKTVKLTKMSIDELGHVNLNAIEQFKEVNERYTFLSDQRTDLLEAKETLEQVILEMDGEVSTRFKETFDEVNHHFGHVFKSLFNGGRAELQLTDKDILDAGVEIVVQPPGKNRQYLSLLSGGERALSAISLLFAILKARTAPFVILDEVEAALDEQNVIRYAEYLDQLKTETQFIVITHRKGTMSYADSLYGVTMQEAGISKLVSVNLKSIKEEELEALQS, encoded by the coding sequence ATGGTTTGTTTAAAATCAATAGATGCATATGGATTTAAATCTTTTGCTGAACATACACATGTAGACTTTGATAATGGTGTAACAGCTATTGTCGGCCCAAATGGTAGTGGTAAAAGTAATATTACGGATGCTATAAAATGGGTTCTCGGTGAGCAATCAGCAAAAAGTTTACGTGGATCTAAGATGGAAGATGTCATCTTTAATGGGTCGAAAGAACGTAAAAAGTGCCAATATGCAGAAGTAAAATTAACATTGGATAATCATTCAAGAAAATTAAATATAGATGAAGATACAATAACAGTTGAACGCCGCTTATATAGAAATGGTGACAGTGAATATTATTTAAATAAAGAACGAACACGCTTAAAATCAGTCCTTGATCTATTTTTAGATTCAGGTCTTGGTAAAGAAGCTTTTAGTATTATTTCTCAAGGTAAAGTTGATGAAGTATTAAATGCTAAACCTAGTGATAGAAGATATCTCATAGAAGAAGCTGCTGGCGTATTAAAATATAAAAAACGTAAAAAAGAAGCGACGCAAAAATTAGACGAAACAGAACAAAATTTAAATCGTGTTGAAGACATTGTATTCGATTTAGAAGCTAGAGTTGAGCCACTAAGAGAAGAAGCTGCGATTGCTGAAGAGTATATTGCTTTAAAAGAAGAAATGAAAAAGAGTGATATTACTGTAACGGTATATGATATTGAAAGTTTAAATAAAGATTTTAAAAAGCTTGAACAAGAAATTGAGCATTTTCAATATCAAAAGGAACAAAAAACAAATGAATTAGACGCTATGACATTTGAATTAAATGAAAAGAAAAAATCGAGAGATCAGATTTCTAATCAAATTCAAAATGATAACAAGGCTTTAGTTGAAGCGACTGAATCATTAGAACGATTTACTGGTCAATTAGAAGTCTTAAAAGAACGTCAAAAAAATAGTGATGCGACAAATGAAAGACTTGAAGAAGAAAAGCAAGCTTCTCAAACGAGAATTAACAAAATTACTGAACAAATTAAAGAAATTGATGTGGAATTGAAAGAATTTAAAGATAGATATCAAGCATTAGTGCAAGAAATTAATGGACTTGAAGGTCAATTATCGAATCAAGAAGGTACATTTGAAGAGAAAATTGAACAACTGAAAAATCGTTATTATCAACTAATGACAGAGCAATCAGACATTAATAATGATATTAGATTTTTAGAAGACAAATTAGCAACACATCAAGAAAAACAATCAAGATTAGATGGCAGACAAAAAGAAGTATACGAAGAACTTCAACGTGTTTGGGAAGATAAAGCTTTATATACAGAAAAGTTACAATCTGTTGAAAAAGAAATTCAAGAAACAACTGAAAAATATAAAGCTGACCATAAGTTGTTAAAAAGTAAAGAACAAGCATATAAAGATACGGAATCAAAACTGTATCAAGCGTATCGTTATACAGAACAAATGAAGACACGTATTAATACGTTAAAGAGTATGCAAGATGAATACTCTGGATTTTATTCTGGTGTTAAACATGTGCTGAAAGAAAAGTCACTCAATGGTATTGAAGGTGCAGTTGCTGAAATTATCGATACACCTTCGAAATTGACAACAGCTATTGAAATAGCGCTAGGTGCTTCTTTGCAACACATTATTGTACAAGAAGAGAAAGATGCGCGATTAGCGATTAAATATTTAAAAGATAAAAAGCTAGGCCGTGCTACATTCTTACCAATGAATGTGGTTAAAAAACGATTTATACCACAATCTGTTATCGAGCAAATTAATGATCAACAAGGCTTCATTACAGTAGCTTCTGAAGGTGTTAAATATGACGAGAAATATCGAAATACTGTAGAGCATTTGTTAGGTAGTACAATTATTGCTAAAGATTTAGAAACTGCCAATCAACTTGCGAGGTTAATTCAGTTCAAGCATAGAATCGTGACACTTGAAGGCGATGTGATTACGCCAGGCGGTGCTATGACTGGTGGTGGCAAAGAGAAGAAAGCAAGTTTGTTATCACAAAAAGATGAACTGAAAACGACTGAAGATAAGTATCAGAACTTTATGCAACAAACAACTCAAATTGAGGAGAATGTTAAAGCATTAAAACAAGAAGTTCAAAATATCGAACAGTCCTTAACTGAAACGCAAGAAAAAGGTACTGAATTAAGAGCTAAAGAGCATGAAGTAACATTGCAATTAGATGCGGTATTAGCTAAAGAAAAACGATTGAAAGACGAAAATGAAACGTTTGAATTTGAAAAAAATGATGGCTATAACTTTGTGAAAGGTCAAGAAACATTACAAGAAAAGCAAAATAAACTTGTAACGATTAAACAAGATATAGAGAAAATTGATAACGAAATCAATCAATTAAATGCATCTCTTTCACATAGTAAAGATAGCGAAAAAACAATTCAAAATACATTAAATGAAAAACGTTCGAATCTTGCCGTTGAAAAAGAACGAAATCGTTTGAAAGAACAAGACAAAAAACGACTTAAAGAAGATTTAAACGAGTATGAACATACGTTAACTAAGATTAATGACCAAATTGAATTAATCAATTCTGATGATTATATGGGTAGCGGTCAATTTGAAAAAGTCGAAAGTCAAATTCAACTATTTACAGCTAAAAAGCAAGAAATAGAAACGAAAATGATGGATGATCAAGATAAATATAAATCTATTCAAGAAGAAATCGAGCAAATAGAGCGCGATACGCAATCTATGCATCAAAGTATTTCTGGTTTAGAAACAGGCTTACAAGATATGGTTAGTAAGCATTCGAAAATAGATATTATGATTGAGCATCAATTGACACATTTAAATGAAACGTATCAATTAACTTTTGAAAAAGCACAATCATTGTATGAAATGCCTGAAGATATTTCAGAAGCAAGAAAAACTGTTAAATTAACGAAAATGTCTATAGATGAACTTGGACATGTAAATTTAAATGCGATTGAACAATTTAAAGAAGTTAATGAAAGATATACATTCTTAAGTGATCAAAGAACAGATTTATTAGAAGCAAAAGAAACATTAGAACAAGTCATATTAGAAATGGATGGCGAAGTATCGACTAGATTTAAAGAAACATTTGACGAAGTGAATCATCATTTTGGACATGTGTTTAAATCACTCTTCAATGGTGGACGTGCTGAGTTACAACTTACAGACAAAGATATTTTAGATGCAGGAGTTGAAATTGTCGTACAACCTCCAGGTAAGAACAGACAATACTTATCATTACTGAGTGGTGGGGAACGTGCGCTATCTGCTATTAGTTTACTCTTTGCAATATTAAAAGCACGTACAGCGCCTTTTGTAATTCTAGATGAAGTTGAAGCTGCATTAGATGAACAAAATGTCATAAGATATGCAGAATATTTAGATCAACTTAAAACAGAAACTCAATTTATCGTCATTACACATAGAAAAGGTACAATGTCATACGCGGATAGCTTATATGGTGTTACAATGCAAGAAGCGGGCATTTCTAAACTTGTGAGTGTTAACTTAAAATCAATTAAAGAAGAAGAATTGGAGGCATTACAATCATGA
- the ftsY gene encoding signal recognition particle-docking protein FtsY yields MSFFKRLKDRFSPSEEKNKEIENQEEQPVQDLEPESNEKENPEAVQFDDGLMSLDEFEEWESEQLGAKFKQGLEKSRENFQNKLNDLLAVYRKVDEDFFEALEEMLIQADVGFNTVMELVDELRMEAKRQNISETSELREVIVEKIVEIYVQDDEDIDRMNIENDRLNVILMVGVNGVGKTTTIGKLAHRYKQEGKKVMLAAGDTFRAGAIDQLKVWGERVGVEVISQKEGSDPAAVMYDAVNAAKNRGADILICDTAGRLQNKANLMNELQKVRKVIDRNVPGAPHEVLLALDATTGQNALSQAKSFKEVTQVTGIVLTKLDGTAKGGIVLAIRNELQIPVKFVGLGEKLDDLQPFDAESYVYGLFADMIDANESVENTTTEEADQNDGK; encoded by the coding sequence ATGAGTTTTTTTAAACGATTAAAGGATCGATTCTCTCCTAGTGAAGAAAAAAACAAAGAGATTGAAAACCAAGAAGAACAACCAGTCCAAGACTTAGAACCTGAGTCTAATGAAAAAGAAAATCCTGAAGCGGTTCAGTTTGACGACGGCTTAATGTCATTAGATGAGTTTGAAGAATGGGAATCAGAACAACTTGGTGCGAAGTTCAAACAAGGATTAGAAAAATCTAGAGAGAACTTCCAAAATAAATTAAATGATTTATTAGCTGTTTATCGTAAAGTTGACGAAGATTTCTTTGAAGCATTAGAAGAAATGTTAATTCAAGCAGATGTTGGATTTAACACAGTTATGGAACTTGTTGATGAGTTACGTATGGAAGCTAAACGCCAAAATATTAGTGAAACATCTGAATTAAGAGAAGTCATCGTTGAAAAAATAGTCGAAATTTATGTACAAGATGATGAAGATATTGATCGAATGAATATTGAAAATGACCGATTAAATGTTATATTAATGGTTGGTGTTAATGGTGTCGGTAAAACGACGACTATTGGTAAATTAGCACACCGTTATAAACAAGAAGGTAAAAAAGTCATGTTAGCAGCTGGAGATACTTTCCGTGCAGGTGCTATTGATCAATTGAAAGTATGGGGAGAACGTGTTGGCGTAGAAGTTATTAGTCAAAAAGAAGGTTCTGACCCAGCAGCAGTTATGTATGATGCTGTAAATGCCGCTAAAAATAGAGGTGCTGATATTTTAATTTGTGATACGGCAGGACGATTACAAAATAAAGCAAACTTAATGAATGAATTACAAAAAGTTAGAAAAGTTATTGATCGTAACGTACCTGGCGCACCTCATGAAGTGTTATTAGCATTAGATGCGACAACTGGACAAAATGCATTATCTCAAGCTAAGTCATTTAAAGAAGTGACACAAGTTACAGGTATCGTATTAACGAAACTTGACGGAACAGCAAAAGGTGGTATCGTGTTAGCGATACGTAATGAATTACAAATTCCAGTTAAATTTGTAGGACTCGGTGAAAAACTTGATGACTTACAACCATTTGATGCAGAAAGCTATGTTTATGGATTATTTGCAGATATGATAGATGCGAATGAATCTGTTGAAAATACTACTACTGAAGAAGCTGATCAAAATGACGGAAAATAA
- a CDS encoding putative DNA-binding protein: MTENNELIKTMRMNYLFDFYQGLLTEKQRNYLELYYLQDYALSEIAETFHVSRQAVYDNIKRTDELLEEYETKLQLFKKFKERQSIIDELKRLSGDNQELNQAIERLEILE, from the coding sequence ATGACGGAAAATAATGAACTTATAAAAACAATGAGAATGAATTACTTATTTGATTTTTATCAAGGTTTATTAACTGAAAAACAACGCAATTATTTAGAGTTATATTATTTACAAGATTATGCACTAAGTGAAATTGCAGAGACATTTCATGTGAGTCGACAAGCAGTATATGATAATATAAAACGAACAGATGAATTATTAGAAGAGTATGAAACGAAATTACAACTCTTTAAAAAATTTAAAGAAAGACAATCTATTATTGATGAATTAAAAAGATTGTCAGGAGATAATCAAGAACTTAATCAGGCGATTGAACGCTTAGAAATTCTTGAATAG
- the ffh gene encoding signal recognition particle protein, which produces MAFEGLSERLQATMQRIKGKGKVTESDIKAMMREVRLALLEADVNFKVVKSFVNTVSERALGADVMQSLTPGQQVIKIVQDELTTLMGGENSKINMSSKPPTVVMMVGLQGAGKTTTAGKLALLMRKKYNKKPLLVACDIYRPAAIQQLQTVGKQIDIPVYTEGDQVSPKQITENALKYAREEHLDFVIIDTAGRLHIDEPLMNELVDVKEVSKPDEIMLVVDSMTGQDAVNVAESFDNTLDVTGVTLTKLDGDTRGGAALSIRSVTEKPIKFIGMSEKLDGLELFHPERMASRILGMGDVLSLIEKAQQGVDEEKAKELEKKMRTSSFTFDDFLEQLEQVKGLGSLDDLMNMIPGANKMKGMKNANMDPKQIDNVQAIIRSMTLEERNNPDILNVSRKRRIAKGSGRSLQEVNRLIKQFGDMKKMMKQFTGSNKKGKKGKRGGNPFQGMNLPF; this is translated from the coding sequence ATGGCATTTGAAGGGTTATCCGAAAGACTTCAAGCCACGATGCAACGCATCAAAGGTAAGGGTAAAGTTACAGAGTCAGATATTAAAGCAATGATGCGTGAAGTACGATTAGCATTATTAGAAGCAGACGTTAACTTTAAAGTTGTTAAATCTTTTGTAAACACAGTATCTGAGCGCGCGTTAGGTGCAGATGTTATGCAATCTTTAACACCAGGACAACAAGTCATCAAGATTGTTCAAGATGAATTAACAACTTTAATGGGTGGAGAAAATAGTAAAATTAACATGAGCAGTAAACCACCTACTGTTGTAATGATGGTCGGTTTACAAGGTGCAGGTAAAACAACAACTGCAGGTAAATTAGCATTATTAATGAGAAAAAAATATAACAAAAAACCATTACTTGTTGCATGTGATATTTATAGACCAGCTGCAATTCAACAATTACAAACTGTTGGTAAGCAAATTGATATACCTGTATATACTGAAGGCGATCAAGTAAGTCCGAAACAAATTACTGAGAACGCGTTGAAATATGCGCGTGAAGAACATTTAGACTTTGTTATTATCGATACAGCAGGTCGTCTGCATATTGATGAACCATTAATGAATGAACTTGTAGACGTTAAAGAAGTATCTAAACCAGATGAAATTATGCTTGTTGTAGACTCTATGACAGGTCAAGATGCTGTAAATGTTGCAGAATCATTTGATAATACATTAGATGTAACAGGTGTAACATTAACTAAATTAGATGGTGACACACGTGGTGGTGCAGCACTTTCAATCCGTTCTGTTACTGAAAAGCCAATTAAATTTATTGGTATGAGTGAAAAGCTAGATGGACTTGAATTGTTCCATCCAGAACGTATGGCATCTAGAATTTTAGGTATGGGTGACGTATTAAGTTTAATTGAAAAAGCCCAACAAGGTGTCGATGAAGAAAAAGCTAAAGAATTAGAAAAGAAAATGAGAACATCTTCATTTACGTTTGATGATTTCTTAGAACAATTAGAACAAGTTAAAGGTTTAGGTTCGTTAGATGATCTGATGAATATGATTCCAGGTGCAAACAAAATGAAAGGCATGAAAAATGCTAACATGGATCCTAAACAAATCGATAATGTTCAAGCGATTATCCGTTCTATGACTTTAGAAGAAAGAAATAATCCTGACATTTTAAATGTTTCTAGAAAACGTCGTATTGCTAAAGGTTCAGGTCGTTCTTTACAAGAAGTAAATAGATTGATCAAACAATTTGGCGATATGAAGAAAATGATGAAACAATTTACAGGAAGCAATAAAAAAGGTAAAAAAGGTAAACGAGGCGGAAATCCTTTCCAAGGCATGAACTTACCATTCTAA
- the rpsP gene encoding 30S ribosomal protein S16, giving the protein MAVKIRLTRKGSKRNPFYRIVVADARSPRDGRIIEPIGTYNPVAKPEAEIKVDEELALKWLADGAKPTDTVRDILSTQGIMEKFHNSKLSK; this is encoded by the coding sequence ATGGCAGTTAAAATTCGTTTAACACGTAAAGGGTCAAAAAGAAACCCATTCTATCGTATAGTAGTAGCAGATGCACGTTCTCCACGTGATGGTCGTATTATCGAACCAATCGGTACTTACAATCCAGTTGCTAAACCAGAAGCAGAAATCAAAGTTGACGAAGAGTTAGCTTTAAAATGGTTAGCTGACGGTGCAAAACCTACTGATACAGTTCGTGATATCTTATCAACTCAAGGTATCATGGAGAAATTCCATAATTCTAAACTTTCTAAGTAA
- a CDS encoding KH domain-containing protein: MEKLIQTIIVPLVDYPENINISKDEQDSSITFNIDVHEEDIGRIIGKKGRMIKAIRTILSGSMNEQGKKVFVEVN; the protein is encoded by the coding sequence TTGGAAAAATTAATACAAACAATTATAGTACCGCTCGTAGATTATCCGGAGAACATCAATATATCTAAAGATGAACAAGATTCTAGCATTACGTTCAATATAGACGTTCATGAAGAAGACATTGGCAGAATTATTGGTAAGAAGGGCAGAATGATTAAAGCAATTCGTACAATTCTGTCTGGTTCAATGAACGAGCAAGGCAAGAAAGTGTTTGTAGAAGTTAATTAA
- the rimM gene encoding ribosome maturation factor RimM (Essential for efficient processing of 16S rRNA), whose amino-acid sequence MNVEIGKIVNTHGIKGEVKVLSDSDFTDERFQKGQLITVKKNNESFSFTIASHRIHKNFHLLTFEGIHNINDIEHLKGSKIYQEQSNEAIELEENEYYYSDIIGCTVFVEEEALGRVIEIMETGANDVWVVKGDKEYLIPYIEDVVKHVDVDLKTIKIEPLEGLLD is encoded by the coding sequence ATGAATGTTGAAATAGGCAAAATTGTTAATACACATGGTATTAAAGGTGAAGTGAAAGTATTATCAGATTCTGACTTTACCGATGAACGATTTCAAAAAGGTCAACTTATTACAGTTAAGAAAAATAATGAATCATTTTCATTTACTATAGCATCACATAGAATCCATAAGAATTTTCATCTATTAACGTTTGAAGGCATTCATAACATCAACGATATCGAACATCTAAAAGGTTCTAAAATTTATCAAGAACAATCAAATGAAGCGATTGAACTTGAAGAGAATGAATACTATTATTCAGATATTATTGGTTGTACAGTGTTTGTTGAAGAAGAAGCGTTAGGTAGAGTAATTGAAATTATGGAAACAGGTGCTAACGATGTATGGGTCGTTAAGGGAGATAAAGAATATTTAATTCCTTATATTGAAGATGTTGTTAAACATGTTGATGTTGATCTGAAGACTATTAAAATTGAACCATTAGAAGGTTTATTAGACTGA
- the trmD gene encoding tRNA (guanosine(37)-N1)-methyltransferase TrmD, with protein sequence MKIDYLTLFPEMYEGVLNHSIMKRAQDKEIVQFNTVNFRDFANNKHSQVDDYPYGGGQGMVLKPEPVFNALRSLDKDENTRVILMCPQGEPFTQAKAESLSESDHIIFICGHYEGYDERIREHCVTDEISIGDFVLTGGELASMTMTDAIVRLLPGVLGNQVSHEDDSFSSGLLEHPQYTRPADYEGLKVPDVLLSGNHANIEKWRHEQSLLRTQQRRPDLLDSYPLTEADKRFLNDNKK encoded by the coding sequence ATGAAGATTGATTATTTAACACTGTTTCCAGAAATGTATGAAGGTGTACTCAATCATTCCATAATGAAACGAGCACAAGATAAAGAAATTGTTCAATTTAATACAGTGAATTTTAGAGATTTTGCGAATAATAAACATTCACAAGTTGATGATTACCCTTATGGTGGCGGACAAGGTATGGTTCTTAAACCAGAACCTGTATTCAATGCACTTCGTTCATTAGATAAAGATGAAAACACGCGTGTGATTTTAATGTGTCCACAAGGTGAACCATTCACACAAGCGAAAGCCGAGTCTTTATCTGAAAGTGATCATATTATTTTTATTTGTGGTCATTATGAAGGCTATGATGAGCGTATTAGAGAACATTGTGTAACGGATGAAATATCGATTGGGGACTTTGTATTAACAGGTGGAGAACTTGCAAGCATGACAATGACAGATGCAATCGTAAGACTATTACCAGGTGTACTAGGCAATCAAGTATCACATGAAGATGATTCATTTTCATCTGGATTATTAGAACATCCTCAATACACAAGACCAGCAGATTATGAAGGCTTAAAAGTACCAGATGTATTATTATCTGGGAATCATGCAAACATTGAAAAATGGAGACATGAACAATCATTGTTAAGAACACAACAGAGAAGACCAGATTTGTTAGATAGTTATCCATTAACAGAAGCGGATAAACGTTTCTTAAATGATAACAAAAAATAG
- the rplS gene encoding 50S ribosomal protein L19 has translation MSNNKLIEAVTKDQLRTDIPTFRAGDTLTVHVRIVEGSRERIQVFEGVVIKRRGGGISETFTVRKISYGVGVERTFPVHTPKIEKIEVKRRGKVRRAKLYYLRSLRGKAARIKEIR, from the coding sequence ATGAGTAATAATAAGTTAATCGAAGCAGTAACAAAAGACCAATTACGTACGGATATTCCAACATTCCGTGCTGGTGACACTTTAACTGTACACGTACGTATCGTTGAAGGTAGCCGCGAACGTATCCAAGTGTTTGAAGGTGTAGTTATTAAACGTCGTGGTGGCGGAATTTCTGAAACGTTTACAGTTCGTAAAATTTCTTACGGTGTTGGTGTTGAGCGTACATTCCCTGTACACACTCCAAAAATCGAGAAAATCGAAGTTAAACGTCGCGGTAAAGTACGTCGTGCGAAACTTTACTACTTACGTAGCCTACGTGGTAAAGCTGCTCGTATTAAAGAAATTAGATAA
- a CDS encoding YfhO family protein → MNIPYREGLKAKVDGKDKAIHKVNHIMTGIDIEQQDKDIEITYHPPYFKTMILVSIVSIILSIVFTRKVNSKQQT, encoded by the coding sequence ATCAATATACCGTATAGAGAAGGCTTAAAAGCTAAAGTAGACGGTAAAGATAAAGCCATTCATAAGGTTAATCACATTATGACAGGTATTGATATAGAACAACAAGACAAAGATATAGAAATCACGTATCACCCACCCTATTTTAAAACGATGATCTTGGTTTCAATTGTTTCAATTATTTTAAGTATTGTCTTCACAAGAAAAGTGAATTCAAAGCAGCAAACCTAA